From Bacillota bacterium, a single genomic window includes:
- a CDS encoding sugar transferase, giving the protein MRVNGKTPNQVPRLAVALGDAGLVLAALYLAFLLRFGGELPPANFAAFLGLAPWVAGGAAVVFAGLGLYDRRRDGFLSTLRTLSAGVVLIGLVTAAASFWFREPAFPRSIILIGGAVQLVLLVGWHRLVWWLDGRLHGQRRLLVLGEAGETASFMDKLLDLPGDPFCVAEVVRPEGAGRLAARLEGVDGLVVMPSVPPKARRAAVTAALEKRRDVYLVPDSFEILLSSARMSRIDDLPVLQLEGAGFSWFQLAAKRALDLVLALAGLVAGLPVLVGLAILIPATSKGSPFYVQERVGQNGRVFRLYKLRTMVTGAEEGTGPVLAATDDARITPVGRWLRATRLDELPQVFNVLKGEMSTVGPRPERPEFVERFRAESPAYHYRHLVKPGLTGLAQVQGRYSTSAEDKLRFDLYYIRNYSLLLDLQILLQTIPIVFTPAAARGQSGVPEPNTGAFLTNCPAKYGQQQLLDKRGQG; this is encoded by the coding sequence ATGCGCGTAAACGGCAAAACCCCGAACCAAGTTCCCCGGCTCGCGGTGGCCTTGGGCGACGCGGGCCTGGTGCTGGCTGCCTTGTATCTGGCTTTTTTGCTGCGTTTCGGCGGGGAGTTGCCGCCGGCCAATTTTGCGGCTTTCCTGGGCTTGGCGCCCTGGGTGGCCGGGGGAGCGGCGGTGGTATTTGCCGGTCTGGGTCTTTATGACCGCCGCCGGGATGGTTTTTTGTCCACTTTGCGGACTTTGTCGGCCGGGGTGGTGCTGATCGGTCTGGTCACGGCGGCGGCCAGCTTTTGGTTTCGGGAGCCGGCTTTTCCCCGGAGCATCATTCTGATCGGCGGCGCCGTGCAACTGGTGCTTTTGGTCGGCTGGCACCGGCTGGTTTGGTGGCTGGACGGCAGATTGCACGGGCAAAGGCGGCTTCTAGTGCTGGGTGAGGCGGGCGAGACCGCAAGCTTTATGGATAAATTGCTCGACTTGCCCGGGGACCCTTTTTGCGTGGCCGAGGTGGTTCGGCCCGAGGGGGCCGGGAGGCTGGCGGCCCGCTTGGAAGGCGTGGACGGTTTGGTGGTCATGCCTTCGGTCCCCCCGAAGGCCAGGCGGGCGGCGGTGACGGCCGCCCTGGAGAAGAGACGGGACGTTTACCTGGTGCCCGACAGTTTCGAGATCCTGTTGAGTAGTGCCCGGATGAGCCGGATCGACGACCTGCCGGTTTTGCAGCTGGAGGGGGCCGGTTTTTCCTGGTTTCAATTGGCGGCCAAGCGGGCGCTGGATTTGGTGCTGGCGTTGGCGGGCTTGGTTGCCGGTCTGCCGGTACTGGTCGGCCTTGCCATTTTGATCCCGGCCACTTCAAAGGGGTCCCCTTTTTACGTGCAGGAGCGGGTCGGGCAAAACGGGCGGGTTTTTCGCCTGTACAAGCTCCGTACCATGGTGACCGGCGCCGAGGAGGGGACCGGACCGGTCCTGGCTGCCACGGATGACGCGCGCATTACACCGGTGGGCCGTTGGCTGCGGGCCACCCGTTTGGATGAGTTGCCGCAGGTCTTTAACGTGCTGAAGGGAGAGATGAGCACCGTGGGGCCGCGGCCGGAGCGGCCGGAATTTGTGGAACGGTTCAGGGCGGAAAGCCCGGCCTACCACTACCGGCACCTGGTGAAGCCGGGGCTGACCGGCCTGGCCCAGGTGCAAGGGCGTTACAGCACCTCGGCGGAGGACAAGCTGCGGTTTGACCTCTACTACATCAGGAACTACTCGCTGTTGCTCGATCTGCAGATTCTGCTGCAGACCATCCCCATAGTGTTCACCCCTGCGGCGGCGCGCGGGCAAAGCGGCGTGCCGGAACCGAACACCGGCGCCTTCCTGACCAATTGCCCCGCGAAATACGGGCAGCAACAGCTTTTGGACAAGCGGGGACAGGGGTGA
- a CDS encoding type II toxin-antitoxin system HicA family toxin produces the protein MGKLRVLSGKEVCAILSAHGFIEVRRRGSHIVMQKKRLQSSITVPVPDHDELRIGTLQSIIRQSGLSRGVFES, from the coding sequence GTGGGTAAGCTGCGCGTGCTTAGCGGCAAAGAGGTGTGTGCGATTCTATCTGCACACGGTTTCATTGAAGTGCGGCGGCGAGGCAGCCATATTGTTATGCAAAAGAAACGTCTCCAGAGTTCTATAACCGTTCCGGTTCCAGACCACGATGAACTCCGCATTGGGACGCTTCAATCCATTATCAGGCAGTCAGGATTGTCTCGAGGCGTGTTCGAATCGTAA
- a CDS encoding type II toxin-antitoxin system HicB family antitoxin: MIFTAIIEREGDGYVALCPELDIVSQGDTVEQARINLREAVELFFETAYPEEVGSRLRGEVFVTQIEVARG; encoded by the coding sequence ATGATATTTACAGCTATTATCGAACGTGAAGGTGACGGGTATGTGGCCTTGTGCCCGGAGCTTGATATCGTGAGCCAGGGGGACACAGTGGAACAAGCGCGGATTAATCTGCGGGAAGCGGTGGAGCTGTTCTTCGAAACGGCGTATCCCGAAGAGGTAGGGTCCCGCCTGCGTGGTGAGGTTTTTGTAACTCAGATTGAGGTGGCGCGTGGGTAA